One genomic segment of Desmodus rotundus isolate HL8 chromosome 5, HLdesRot8A.1, whole genome shotgun sequence includes these proteins:
- the LOC112317601 gene encoding olfactory receptor 51I2, whose protein sequence is MGAKNNESLEFLSVFLTGLPGLEAQHGWFSIPFFSMYIVAIVGNSLIMAAVQTNPALHEPMYLFLSMLAVTEVGVSVSTLPTVMGILWFNAFQVDFDGCLSQMFFIHTFSCMESGVLLAMSYDRFVAIYNPLRYTAILTLPRIICMGLGITLKSVALMASLPVLLRQLPYCHTNILSHSYCLHSDLIQLPCADTKLNSILGLAIVLATFGLDSLLIVVSYILILYTVLGIASGEGRQKALNTCVSHICAVLVYYVPMIGVSVMHRAATHASPLIHTLMSNIYLFVPPVLNPIIYSVKTKPIRQGIAALFSRKRELF, encoded by the coding sequence ATGGGAGCCAAGAACAATGAAAGTCTTGAGTTCCTGTCTGTCTTTCTGACTGGACTCCCAGGATTGGAGGCCCAACATGGCTGGTTCTCCATCCCCTTCTTCTCTATGTACATTGTGGCCATTGTGGGCAACAGCCTGATCATGGCCGCAGTGCAGACAAACCCTGCCCTACATGAGCCCATGTACCTGTTTCTGTCTATGTTGGCTGTGACTGAGGTGGGTGTCTCTGTGTCTACTCTGCCCACTGTCATGGGCATTCTCTGGTTCAATGCCTTCCAGGTTGACTTCGATGGCTGCCTGTCTCAGATGTTTTTCATTCACACTTTCTCTTGCATGGAATCAGGGGTCCTCTTGGCCATGAGTTATGATCGCTTTGTAGCTATCTACAACCCACTGCGCTATACAGCCATACTAACTCTGCCCCGCATCATCTGCATGGGTCTGGGCATTACACTGAAGAGTGTGGCACTCATGGCCTCTCTTCCAGTCCTTCTGAGGCAACTGCCCTACTGCCACACTAACATCCTCTCTCACTCCTACTGCCTCCACTCAGACCTGATCCAGCTGCCCTGTGCTGACACTAAGCTCAACAGCATCCTGGGCTTGGCCATTGTCCTGGCCACTTTTGGGCTAGACTCACTGCTTATCGTGGTCTCTTACATACTGATTCTTTACACAGTGTTGGGCATTGCTTCTGGGGAGGGGCGGCAGAAGGCTCTCAACACATGTGTGTCACACATCTGTGCAGTGCTTGTGTATTATGTGCCTATGATTGGTGTGTCTGTGATGCATCGTGCTGCCACACATGCCTCACCACTGATCCACACACTCATGTCTAACATCTACCTCTTTGTGCCTCCTGTGCTCAACCCCATCATCTACAGTGTCAAGACCAAGCCGATCCGACAGGGAATTGCTGCCTTGTTTTCCCGCAAGAGAGAACTGTTCTGA